Below is a genomic region from Fischerella sp. PCC 9605.
AACTTGTTAACATGTTCACTAGCAATTCCTCCTGTTGGGCATAAGAAATGGTTTCACCTTCATACATTCGCCCTACCAGCAAACCGCTGACAAAAATCATTACAAACTCAGATAAAGCTTTATCTTTTATTTGCAAATAGTCAGCAATAGCCTGTCTCGTGTATTCCCAACTTTTTCTCAGGATTTGATTATTCAATATCTCAGTTCGTTCTTGTTGCTGATAGAAATCAAACCCCAGCAGAGTTTGTTTAAAAAAATAATCTTCGTTTTTGACCATAAAATTAAATAAGGCTTTGATACGCTCTGGTAAAGTTTTGGCATCTCCTGCCTCAGCAAGAAAATTCAAAATGTCCTGCTGTGTTTGCTCTTCGACTAACTGCAAATACAAAGCTTCTTTACTGGGAAAATAATGATACAACGTTCCCGTAGAAACCCTTAGCTCTTTGGCTATCTCTCGCATGGTGATAGAGGCATAACCCTTCTGGGCAAATAGGTCAAAGGATTTCATCAACAATTCTTTGCGGTATTGTTCACGATCAACAATCTTGGGCATTACGAGAAAAATATTTATATCGAACGTTAGTTATATAATAAGTTATAAAGAAAAATTTGAAAAGGTAGTTGACTGATTTTTTTTACCCAATCTCTACAGAGTGTCTGGATCTATGCCTAGCGATCGCAGTTTCTGTGCTAATTTTTGAGCGCGTTGTTCAGCGACTTCAGCACGTTCATCTCCAGTCGCTAGCAGCGTACCATCTTGGTAGCACCAGCGTAACCACACATCTTGTCTACCTTCAAATTCGCCTTGCCAGAGAGTTAAACCTAAACCGACTTGTTCTAACCAAGTTTCTGTAGTTTCAAAATAGCGCCTACCGCGAATTTCATAAACACGCAACGCCTGTTCTGATAATTGTTGGGTGGGGTCGTATACTACGTAGTAACTCGCCCGCATGTGTTCGTAAGTTTTTAGTTTACTGCCTAGTTCATCACCTTCTTTGTTAGAAACTATTTCAATCACCACCTCCGGTGGCTTGCCAAACTTCCAAAGCATATAACAACGGTTTTGTTTCTCCCACCAGTTATCAGCCACTTGGACATCTAAGCTAAGAAAAACATCAGGTACAATTGGAGGCTGTCCGTCAGTATGATATATGCCAACGTTAGCCTCGGCTAAAAAAGTTTGGTTTTGTAATGAACTGTAAAGAGAGCTAACTAACAGGCGTTGTTGTTTAGCAGAAGCAAAATTATCTACAGGTGTATCATCTTCAGTAACTAGCTGGCTAGCATCTGGCACATAATAATCATCATTATTGATTAAAAGTTGCTCAACCATGAGTTTACCCACCACTTGAGAGCGATATTTCTAGGTTAGTTGATTCAATAAAACACCTGTAACAATATTAATTAGACCAACTCACACAAGCGATCGCATCGCATCTTTCCACAAAACCTATGCTCACCCAAGACAAACAACAACGCAACTGGCAACCCATCATCAAAGAATTCGAGGCTGTAGTTGGCAAAAATGGGGTAGTGCAACGCCGTGAAGAACTCATTACCTATGAGTGCGATGGACTCACCAGCTATCGCCAACGTCCGGCGGTAGTGGTGTTACCCAGAACTACAGAACAAGTGGCGGCGGTGGTGAAGATATGCAATAAATACTCTGTCCCCTTTATAGCCCGTGGTTCTGGTACAGGTTTATCGGGTGGTGCTTTGCCGATAGAAAATAGCGTTTTGATTGTCACTTCATTGATGCGGCAAATTTTGAGTGTAGATTTAGAAAACCAGCGCGTTGTTGTGCAACCAGGGGTGATTAATAACTGGGTAACGCAAACAGTCAGTGGCGCTGGTTTCTACTATGCTCCCGATCCCTCCAGTCAAATCATCTGTTCTATCGGTGGTAACGTTGCTGAAAACTCCGGTGGAGTACATTGTCTCAAGTATGGTGTCACCACCAATCACGTTTTAGGGTTAAAAATCGTCACTGCTGAAGGTGAAATTCTAGACTTGGGCGGAGAAATTCCCGAAATGCCTGGTTACGATTTAACGGGTATATTTGTTGGTTCGGAAGGCACGCTGGGTATTGCCACAGAAATTACGCTTAGAATTCTCAAAAGTGCGGAATCAATCTGCGTACTTTTAGCAGATTTTACTAGTATTGAAGCAGCAGGGGCAAGTGTTTCTGATATCATCAGTGCAGGGATTATTCCTGGTGGTATGGAAATTATGGATAATCTCAGCATTAATGCAGTGGAAGATGTGACAGCCTTAAATGTTTATCCCCGTGATGCAACGGCAATTTTGTTAGTAGAAATTGATGGTTTGGCAGTAGAAGTTGCAGCGAATAAACAAAGAGTAGCGGAAATTTGTAAACAGAATGGTGCGCGTAATGTTACTTCTGCTAGAGATCCAGATCAGCGCTTAAAATTATGGAAAGGACGCAAAGCTGCCTTTGCCGCTGCTGGACATTTAAGTCCTGATTATTACGTGCAAGATGGAGTTATTCCTCGTACTCAACTGCCTTATGTACTGCAAGAGATTGAGGCATTGAGTCAGAAATACGGTTATCGCATTGCCAATGTATTTCATGCTGGTGATGGCAATCTTCACCCACTGATTCTTTATGATAACTCTGTTCCAGGTGCATTAGAGATAGTGGAAGAAGTAGGGGGGGAAATTCTTAAGTTATGCGTGAAAGTTGGTGGCAGTATTTCTGGTGAACATGGCATTGGTGCAGATAAAAAATGCTATATGCCGGAGATGTTCACGGAAGCTGATTTAGAAACTATGCAATGGGTACGCCAAGTTTTTAATCCTAAAGGTTTAGCCAATCCAGAGAAAATTTTTCCGACTCCGCGTACTTGTGGGGAAGCAGCAAGAGCTTTGGGCGAGAGTGCCAAAAATATTGAAGGAGTTGAAAGATTTTAAATGAATTAGTACAGCTTTGCGTAAAAGAGTAGTGATTGAAAACGCACTAGCAGCGCAGAGTCTTGTGCAAAAAT
It encodes:
- a CDS encoding Uma2 family endonuclease; the encoded protein is MVEQLLINNDDYYVPDASQLVTEDDTPVDNFASAKQQRLLVSSLYSSLQNQTFLAEANVGIYHTDGQPPIVPDVFLSLDVQVADNWWEKQNRCYMLWKFGKPPEVVIEIVSNKEGDELGSKLKTYEHMRASYYVVYDPTQQLSEQALRVYEIRGRRYFETTETWLEQVGLGLTLWQGEFEGRQDVWLRWCYQDGTLLATGDERAEVAEQRAQKLAQKLRSLGIDPDTL
- a CDS encoding TetR/AcrR family transcriptional regulator is translated as MPKIVDREQYRKELLMKSFDLFAQKGYASITMREIAKELRVSTGTLYHYFPSKEALYLQLVEEQTQQDILNFLAEAGDAKTLPERIKALFNFMVKNEDYFFKQTLLGFDFYQQQERTEILNNQILRKSWEYTRQAIADYLQIKDKALSEFVMIFVSGLLVGRMYEGETISYAQQEELLVNMLTSYLNHQKASIKYD
- the glcD gene encoding glycolate oxidase subunit GlcD is translated as MLTQDKQQRNWQPIIKEFEAVVGKNGVVQRREELITYECDGLTSYRQRPAVVVLPRTTEQVAAVVKICNKYSVPFIARGSGTGLSGGALPIENSVLIVTSLMRQILSVDLENQRVVVQPGVINNWVTQTVSGAGFYYAPDPSSQIICSIGGNVAENSGGVHCLKYGVTTNHVLGLKIVTAEGEILDLGGEIPEMPGYDLTGIFVGSEGTLGIATEITLRILKSAESICVLLADFTSIEAAGASVSDIISAGIIPGGMEIMDNLSINAVEDVTALNVYPRDATAILLVEIDGLAVEVAANKQRVAEICKQNGARNVTSARDPDQRLKLWKGRKAAFAAAGHLSPDYYVQDGVIPRTQLPYVLQEIEALSQKYGYRIANVFHAGDGNLHPLILYDNSVPGALEIVEEVGGEILKLCVKVGGSISGEHGIGADKKCYMPEMFTEADLETMQWVRQVFNPKGLANPEKIFPTPRTCGEAARALGESAKNIEGVERF